One part of the Helicoverpa armigera isolate CAAS_96S chromosome 3, ASM3070526v1, whole genome shotgun sequence genome encodes these proteins:
- the LOC110374106 gene encoding lachesin has product MLVHLIILSTALAAANTGKHGGVEVPEFGEPITNLTVPIGRDATFECIVVNLGNFRVGWVKADTKAIQAIHEHVITHNPRVSVSHSDHSTWYLHIKNVQEEDRGQYMCQINTDPMKSQMGFLDVVIPPDFIPEETSGDTMVPEGGTARVSCKARGVPPPRVMWKREDGMDIVVRDQTGAKSKVLSYQGEVLKLTKISRSEMGTYLCIAGNGVPPTVSKRIHISVHFHPVIQVPNQLVGAPLGTDVTIECYVESSPKSINYWVKDPGELIIPSEHHVMSVRQKSMFEAEMTMTIKNIRREDLGSYICVAKNSLGDVESKIRLYEIPGNDRHAYQYPDVRATSDDEYGNNAYDDDDEDIDSMKSNRVPDRANKWYSNDGKVTVMTATGASSTITTTTTIFLCLIKSLL; this is encoded by the exons GAGGTGTGGAAGTACCGGAGTTTGGTGAGCCCATCACAAACCTGACTGTGCCTATAGGGAGGGACGCCACATTTGAGTGCATAGTTGTCAATCTGGGGAACTTTCGA GTGGGCTGGGTGAAAGCAGACACGAAGGCGATCCAGGCTATCCACGAGCACGTGATCACCCACAACCCTCGGGTGTCAGTCTCCCATAGTGACCACTCCACCTGGTACCTGCACATCAAGAACGTGCAAGAAGAGGATAGAGGGCAGTACATGTGTCAGATTAATACTGATCCTATGAAGAGTCAG ATGGGCTTCCTAGACGTAGTGATACCACCCGACTTCATCCCTGAAGAGACTTCGGGAGACACGATGGTTCCCGAAGGTGGAACTGCGAGAGTGTCCTGCAAGGCCCGAGGAGTACCGCCTCCGAGGGTCATGTGGAAGAGAGAAGATGGAATGGACATTGTGGTACGGGACCAAACTGGAGCGAAAAGCAAAG TGCTATCGTACCAGGGTGAAGTGTTGAAGCTGACCAAAATATCACGTTCAGAGATGGGCACATACTTATGTATCGCCGGTAATGGGGTCCCGCCCACAGTGAGCAAGCGGATCCACATCAGTGTACACT TTCACCCGGTGATCCAAGTGCCCAATCAGCTGGTGGGTGCTCCGCTGGGTACTGACGTCACCATTGAGTGCTACGTCGAGTCATCGCCCAAGTCCATCAACTACTGGGTTAAGGATCCAG GTGAGCTGATCATACCTTCGGAGCACCACGTGATGTCGGTCAGACAAAAGTCAATGTTCGAAGCTGAGATGACAATGACTATCAAGAATATTCGAAGGGAAGACCTGGGGAGCTACATCTGCGTCGCTAAGAATTCCCTTGGTGACGTCGAGAGCAAGATAAGATTATATG AGATTCCTGGGAACGATAGGCATGCGTACCAGTACCCTGACGTTCGAGCTACCTCGGATGATGAGTACGGGAACAACGCctatgacgatgatgatgaggataTCGATAGCATGAAGAGTAACAGAGTACCAGATAGAGCGAATAAATGGTACTCGAATGATGGTAAGGTAACGGTGATGACAGCCACCGGGGCCTCGTCGACCATCACGACGACGACAACAATCTTCCTGTGTCTAATCAAAAGTCTGCTATAA